Genomic segment of Perca flavescens isolate YP-PL-M2 chromosome 7, PFLA_1.0, whole genome shotgun sequence:
aagaaatacattttgaatcCTTCTAGCTTTTTCCGTCAAATCTAATTCTGTGTGATGCAAAGTATACTTGCAAACTGTAGTAAATGATTGTGCCACTGTAAACCACATTTATAGGTTAACAGTCTACGAATGTGCGACTAGCTACACCAAGACTATATGACAGTGACAGCCATCTTCAGTAGCCtagctacatgttcagtagcagCCCATAGTATCTTAAGTATTTAGGCGGAGCTGTGTGTTTCTGCAATGCTTTGCTTAGTTTTGTAATGATTGCCGTTGGGGTGAAGTCTATTCAGAGCTGGAACAGAACAGAGGGTGGTGTCGCAAAGTGGCATTGTGATGCGTTGTGATTAAAGCTCTTCGCCCAGTGTTTATGACAGGAGACTGGAATGGCCTGTGCTGCCTTCAGGGGCTCTTACTAAACCCGTTAATCCTTTTGTAAATTCAATTTCTAAAGTGTGCCTTCTGATTGGAAATACCAAAAtgtttgttgaaaaaagaaaaaaggcataaCGTTCATTTGAAACCGCAGTGACTAGAAGGCTAAAACGAGACGTGCATCAGACGTGTCGTTTATATTTTAGTTAATGATATTAAAAATAAGCTctgtcacagattttttttttaagtgaacaaAGAGTGACATACAGACATAGCGATACACCCCGCACAATGTACACAGAATCGAAAAATGCaataattgtttttcacaaTGTTTGTTAGATTATAGTGTACCTAGATCAGGAAACGCTATACCTTCGTCTTCAGTTATATTACTAGATGGAGTTTTATAATAGTATGTGTAACGTTAGTCTTGCGTTTAAAAGCCAGCAGAAACGATTATTCTCGATATGATCGTGATCCAGATATTCAGACCTCTCTGAAGGCGTCGTATTACGTAATAGAGGAGGGCTGGGCCTGCGATGTGGAAGGGAAGAtgtgcaaacatacacacacacacacaccgtacacAAAGTGACTACCTTACATTCTTGGATTTTGACAGCATTTgtacagacagactgacagttTCGGGACATTTCACAGAGGGAAACGAACCGAGGACAACTTCACTTTATCCAGTACAGCTGGTAAGACATATTAGCCCTCATGTCTTATATAGGCCTGGTCTTCATATTCAGAGACGGCGATCAAAATGTGAATTAATGTTTCATCTGGAGATTTACATCGTAACGCAGATGGGGCTCACACAAACCACGGAGGGCAAGCAGCCTGCAGAGGCAGTATAGTATATCGCTAACATACACTGGTTAGTCTATCTGTTTAAGTTACGGTTCAGATTCCACCGTAATAAACATGAACATAGCCCTCCCGTTTGCTTTGGTTAATATTTGAGCGACTTTCATTACAAATGTTGCTTTCAGGTGCAAGATGTCGAGTCGTTGGTATTCCTGTAGGAGCTGCGTAGTGTTTACATCAGTGCTGGGTTATTAAAACTCGAGCCACGTGCTGGTAGCATGGGACCATGTGGCCATTGTAAACACTACAGCCTTGTGTGTCTTTAACAgcctctttctgtttctttgaATGACCAAGAATAATGGCCAAAGAGTTTGCTGAACGTATGTTTGTAAGAAGTTGGAATATGTGGGCTTGAGGAAACTACACTTTGCTTGTTTGGCCAAGTGCCAGTAGAGACTATATCGGGCTTCCATTGTGCTGCTAGGAAAGAGTAGAGTATGTATTATGTTGTGTGACCAGCACTACTTTGCATGGAGCTCCCCTTTCATCCGCCTCACACACTAATTATTAGGTCAAACCATTTATCAGCTAAAATTCCAATATTGTTATAGGAAAGGTCAGAGTCCCACATGATAACCAGCAGACAGTTTGGGCTCATCAGCAGGTTATGTTCCTCCCacatcttttttgtgtgtgcctgcctaCACCAGTTTAATGGGATAGTGACAACAGAAGATGAGGGAACGGCTTTGTCAGGCAATTGCTCTGTCGGATTGTCTTTTGTTTCAGAGACGTAGGCTCACTTAAACCCAATTCATTGGCTGCAGGACACTGACATCCATCTATAATGAAGTACATTTTTACTATAGATTGTAGTAGTATAATCAAGCTATGTGGGGGGGGAGTTTTATAAGAAAAATGGTTGTGTCCTTCTTAATGATCATCGACCAAAAAGAGAAGATTAGATCATCGACTATTTTTGAATTTTTGACAATATTTTTGTATCACTCAGCTCAGCGCCAGAATATTTAGGACAGTGTCAGAAGGCACACGGGAGAATTGTGTTGACAGAAAATCTAGATACTTACTAATTAATATGTACATACttggaacattttatttaaaaaaaaaaacatcaaccaaTTATTTTGGTGTTTGATTAATCTTCAAATTATTTTCTTGAAAAGTTGCTTTGTCAAAATATGTCAGAAAATAATAGTATGTGTCAATGTAAGTTTCCTGACTTGTTTTATTTGACCTACAGTTCAAAACCCAAAGATTTTCAGATtactcatacagtatatatggcaAATACTTGCATCATATCCTCACagttgagaagctggaaccagagaataTAATttctgcttgaaaaatgacCGATACGATTAAACAGTTATCAAACTGGTTGCCGATTTGAATATTCTGTCAATCAAACAAGCAATTAATGGACTAATCATTCCAGCTCTGATATGAGTGCATTTGTAGATTTAATTATTAAGCTTTTTACCATCATAACTCTTCTGTTTTTCAGCTGCTACATATTTTGTAATGCTTTTACATCTGAACAGTAGTAGCTGAACAATGATGTCATTTACATAATCAATAGGGGAGCTCTTATATCCACGATTATTTATACTACATATCACACACAAACTGTTTCTACAAACATTTGCTCGACCTGCATATGTTTGCTCGGAGAGTTTCCGACTTTGAGTTCCTTAAGAGTTCATTGCATTATGCTCACTGGAAATTTAATTACATTGTAAGCAAGGCAGTTTAACTTTATTGGATACTTTTATATGGTCACCGAAGCGTAATGCAACAGCTCATTATACACGGTTGAGAGGGCTAGCCGTGGCAGCCAACATCTACTGTAAGGTTATAGTTATCTTTTGATTCATGTTGTATTTCAGAAACCTGCAGTGTTTTCCCACATGTTCGGCGGAGCATTAGGTGTCCTCACTgaagaaaatgttaaatattttcaataaaaaaacgacaattttggaccattattaccatatctgtgtctaaaacattggaaaagctagagcagataataaaaataaattacactcAAAAAAGCTTAGAGAAAAAaattgctaaagaagtccactggggaccaactacaatcattagacctgagaaaagtaatttagttacattcatttGGCTTAGGTGGTGCCCAAAACGGCTTGGGTGGTGGGCCTAAGCCTTTTAAAgcggccatattatgctcattttcaggttcataattgtattttgaggttgtaccagactaggtttacatggtttaattatcaaaaaacatcatatttttgttgtactgcacattgctgcagctcctcttttcaccctgtgtcaggtctctgttttagctacagagtgagacatctcaacttctgtaagatctttgttggcagtcgcacatgcgcagtagctaggtaaggctcACAATTGCTAGCAAGCAGTTTCTCTAACTGCattcagtacaaggcaggattagccgggagagtccttctaaacgagggcgctcttcacactttgcgtggaatagctgcagaacagggacatgtcgtagattatggtgaactcgtgtgtgttgtagcggtgttttgccattgagaacgagggggctaaccgctagcatgcgAGGGCTAGCATGGTTTAGGCCCCaggtttcggctagtgacgtagaaagccgtgcagattttgaacagctcacccggagactgaaggcaggttacattcagaaaccaaTATCTCACTccaaacagcatggatgtttttttttcttccaagtttgtatgcgtgtggaagcagcggagacagaaaataagaccccaaatcccagaaaaagtgattttatttcataatatgggcactttaatgttAGGGGAAAACCCTAAACCTGTGCTGTCATACTAAAGCAGAGAAGTATCGGAGCCGTATGAAAGCTGCAATGGTAGCATGGATCATTTGTGTTAATGCATTCCGACCAACCTCCAAACACTGATTATGAGATAATAACCTATTGGATACTGGAGATATCAGCGGAAAGTCAGCTTTGTAAGGAGATTCAAGGGCATATGCTTAAGCGGACAGTATGCAGATCAGCGTGTAAGTAACAGAGAGCCCGGGGCTGAGACAAACAAGGTGCCTAAACGCTCGGTtggaaggtcagaggtcactgaTTTAGGAGATGGCGACTGTCACGCCAGACTGTccctctgctctctcctctcctcacctAAACCTCATCCTCCTCACACCacccctcccttctctctcactgtctctcatccacacacacacacacacacacacacacacacacacacactctctctttctacCATTGTCTCATTAATATCATTGCCATCTGCTCCATATGTAACAGCCCAATTAGAGAGATGCACTTTGACCCTACCTGTCCAAATTTAATTTGAAAGTCTACAGCCAAACCGGCAGACTGctctttccacacacacacacacacacacacacacacacacacacacacacacacacacacacacacacacacacacacacatatatatatatctctatctcacAGCATGCTTATAGGCTATCCAGACTTTGACCTTTTGATTGTTTTCTCTTTACAGGACCTGAGCTGATTTGTCAGCCTTGTGTAGGTTTGGTTTTCACCCCCCAAGTCTCCTCTGGATATCAGCTGACCATGGTGGTCTGAACAGAGGAAAGCCTGGCACAGTGTGTGTTCACTCTAACACAGCAAGGCTTGACCGAGAGAGGCGCAGAGACGGACCGAagcaaagagaaaagaaaagaaaaaagcctACTTAAACACAACATGTCTCAAAACAGAGAACTGGTGGCTTACTACATAAACTATAAACTCTCCCAGAGAAACTATCCTCTCAACCACATGGGACTCATAGAGCCTCCGAACAGGACTGATGGGGGGGAGGCGGGGTTGGTTGAGGAGCAGAGGGTAGCGACGCACGCCAACGGGACTTTGAACGGCACGAGTCCCGGCACCCCGCCAGCGTCCCCCGTACGGCAGCAACAGTTGGCGTCAACGACGAGCCTGGACGCGGTAAAAGAGGCCCTGCGGGACTCGGCCAACGAGTTTGAGCTGCGATACGCCCGCGCCTTCAGCGATCTGCACAACCAGCTGCACATCACGCCGGCCACGGCCTACCAAAGCTTCGAGAACGTGATGGACGAGGTATTCCGGGACGGGGTCAACTGGGGCCGCATCGTAGGGCTTTTTGCTTTCGGCGGGGCGCTGTGCGTGGAGTGCGTGGAGAAGGAGATGAGTCCGCTGGTGGGCAGGATCATTGAGTGGATGACGGTTTACCTGGACAACCACATTCAGCCCTGGATCCAGAGCCAAGGAGGATGGGTGagtgtctctctcacacacacacacacacaaacctacaTGGAGAAAAAGTGTGTTTAGGTGCTTTTCTCTTCAACATTACTGGGTTCAATTATATGCATGAGGTAAGCTGTATGCAAAATGTCCACGTTGACACTTTTTCTACACAGAACAGCTGGCAGCTACACCGGAATACAGCGGTCAGTTGGAAAATATATCCTGTCCTCGTTTTTTTCCATCTAGTTCTGGAAAGTGCATATGGATGCTAATGGCCTTTGTGGATATTTGATTGGGTTTTTGGTTGTGTGTGCCATTTCTAGGGCAGCCCCCTCCTAGTCGATCAGTCGACTAATTTGGTCATTTTGGTTTTAGTCGAcaaagatttctttagtcggtCAGtcattttttctgttttatttttacgtttttgtgATGACTTATTTAGAATAAACCTATAAGCAACTTCTCCTGTTAACacgagatttaaagtggtgcttttgcggGATTCTTCTCAGTTTTACAGTTAGGCCTACAGTTTGATTaaatcaattagtcgactaaatcaattgagtcgactaagaatatctgtagtcgaggacagccctagccTTTTCAGATGTGTCTTCTGGTAAATATTTAAAGACCAGCTTTGCTtaagtgtgttgttgtgttggatGGTCAGCTGTGTTTCTAGCTACCTGGCCTGACCTCCAGTGGCTCTTTATCATTGGTGGGGAGTTTTGTCTCAGTGGAGAAGGAAAATCAAAGGCATAGTTTTTATTCCATCCTACATATTGATACTTATCTTATGCAGATGGGCAAGATAAGTCAGCATACTAACATTTCAACCATATCCGCCTTCATGAGACTGGGACATGGCACAGGGGTGATAAAAGAGCGGAGGATCAAAGACTTTAGATTAGGTATATCAGAGAAGACCTAGATAACAAGCAGCACTCATGACATAAAACAACCATCTGTGCTTAAAAACGGTAAAAAGCAGAATGTTTGTGTGGTCAGCAGCTGGCTCAGCTGTTCTCTAATTGATCAGCAGCATGGAGCTCAATGAGCTGAATCGAAGTGGGAGCTTAACAGGCTACATCAGGGCTTTGTAGCTCTCTGCAGCCTGCCCGCCCGGGGATCGAAGTTCTCTCATCGCAGGGTGGGATGAAGTCCAGGGCTTTTACAGATAGCCCTTTGTTTTACTCTGGTCAGTTGATTGGCtctgtgctttgtgtttttcttcttcttccacggtctgtccatttctttttttgttctccTCCCCCATGCCCTGTTCTCTCTTCTCCTACGTTCTTCACCCAGGCAGCTGCATGCAGATGAAAGCtccgttttttttattcttatttttctgGGGTTAGCTGGAAAGTGCGCTGTCCTTGTACTGACaatcccagtgtgtgtgtgtgtgtgtttgtgtttgtgcacgtgAGCTCGTGAGCTCGTGAACACCTCCAGGACCGTTAAGGTCAGCTCTTTTCCTTTGTGCCGGCCATTTGATGGTATGGAGGAGAGCGGGGTGAGGGGAGGGGCTGTTTATATTTGCTCCGGCGCTGTACGACACCATGTCGTAGGTCGATCCTATGGAAACTGACACATAGGCGCCTACCTAGATGAGAATCCCTTTGGGCAGACCGTGGCTTCGCTGTTGTTTGCACTGCAGACctaaaatctatttatttatgtcaATGTTGGACTGGAGATAACCCAGAGGAGGAGGTTATGGAAACCGATGACACGTATGGTATGTGATAGTAAAGGCTCAAGCTTTGCAAAATACTGATGTTAGTTGTTCCTTAGTTGAACAGATGTGGCTGCAGCATCCTTCTTACCAGCCCCCGGGGGTCTTGTCTCATAAATACACTACTACCCCACTTCAGGTCCCCATGTTTTAAGCCACGCTAACAGCATTTCTAGAGATGGCAATGTTGTGTTGTCGGTCCGTCCAGCCACCACTttggttcagactgaaatatctcaacaactcgCCGTTGTACCGACGCTCATGTTCCCAAAAGGATCAATCCTACTGACTATGGTCATCCCCTGACTTCTCATCCAGCAGGTCAAAAttggaatgtgtttttttactttggtttataaccaaacacacttgctaattagcaaagaaaaaaattctTTGTGATTGGTGacccactgttttttttaggcTCATGGGGACTTGGTAGGTGCTAGATTGTACCCAAATTGGGTTAAAATTGACCCAGTATTTTTGAGTGTGTATGATTGCAGGAGACGCTCctatagctaaaaaaaaaaaaaaaaaaaaaacaccaccgagatgataataataaaatgtgaaaataataaCTACTTAATTTCATTATTGTTTAGTTGTTATCATATACCTACACATGTGTTTATAGTGTCATAGTAAGTACTTAAATAGGTTGGTCTAAAGATTAATCTAGTTTCATCTTCCTGACCCAATAATAATGTTTTAACCACCACTGTTAACACATCGGTCATGTGTGGTTGGTCTCCATGATCTCATGTCCCTCAAACACATAAACAAATCTACACACTGGTGGCGCGCGTACTGTTTGCTTAGTTGGATGTACAACATCGGGTAGCATGCTGCAGCTATTTGTGGTACACGGCTCGCATGTCAGCGTAACCTCGACTTGGAGAAGTGAATGACTTCATCTGAAATGCTGAATGGATCGCCGTGCTGAGAGCATTCATTGGTGCGGTTTCACTTCTCCTGCTGCCGGATAACGTTGTCTTGAGCACATGATGCCATTTCCTTCCCTGTAAGCTTTGTATCATTAACTTTTACTCTGTTTTGGATTGCCCGATGTTGGCGAGCGAGCAGTCGCTTAGTATTTGTCCCGTGTTGGTTATATAGAAGTTGACACGCTTGCCTCAGGGGTAGTCCCAAGCTGCAGCGGCAAACTAAAATATACAACGCAGTAGGTGGTTTACCGTTACCGTCCTGTCATTTCTTTCTGGCTTCCCCCCTCTTTGTCGCAATATCACTACGTTCTCTTTTTAGCGGTGTGTTCAAAGTCAACCTACAGTTTCCCTGAAATGCACCCGAGTCTCTGAGTAAACCCACATGAggctttgttgtttttctttctttctttatgtctttctctccctttctttcttccttccttccctcccctGACGCCTCCTCGCAGGGATGAAGCACAGAGCCGTTGGCAGATGTGGGAAGCCGAGTGTAGCTGTGAGGCAGGTGTGCCCTGAGCGTAAGCTGATGAAATATTAGTCTGCTCTAAGCAGCAGCAAGGTCACTTTCACTCGGTTGCTCGATCTCTGTCTCATGAGCTTAATGTTACTTCTCAAATATCTTCAAGTTTTCTGTTTGGAGGGATTGTGACAGAAAATGGACAGTTTTTGTGTAGTTGACAGTACAATAATAGAAAATATGATGTAAATGGATGATGTAAAATCAATCTTTTTAAGCTAATCTTCAGGAAACGTAATTGCTGCTGACATCATTTGTTGATTTGAGCTCAGGGCCAGGGGTATTTCCCAAAAGTTGTGAATTCACTGCATGTGTGGTTGTCTAAGCTTCATAATCTGACACTTGAGAATAGACTCCAAGGTAGAATTGCATTCACAAGCCAGCACCTTATTAGGAAAGCTGTAGTTTTTCCGATTCCGCACACAAATGCACCATTCTGTCTCGAGCTGAGACAATTAGTTGAGAAATCGATGAGTAGcgtaacaaaaaatgtatagtttcagtcatttttcaagcaaaatgcCCAACATTCTCTGTTTTTAGCTTCTCAAGGATGACCTATTTGAGGCCTGTCTTTGTTATGATAGTAAACTTAATATCTTTGGCCAGATTTAGtcagattaaacaaactattTGAATCTCCTTGGGTTGTGGGAAATTATTTTCTGACAACGCTATTAATCGAGACAATAATGAATACGTCACCTTTTGGCTCCGTGAATTTATAATGGTCATTTATGAATCATTTCTAACATTTCATAGACAAAAACCGAAAGTAATCGTCATTGTttactagtcttgcattgccagaccaccACCTCAGCATTGTGGCGATGGGAGTACAGTTTGGCTACACCGCTTGTTGTTCTGGGATAGTAtataggggggaaaaaacacgccctggcttgtttgtatttcttttaaaccaatcacaaccgtcctggGCAGCTCTAAGCCCCCAGATGGGGCATCCGGCGCGTGAGAGGCATgctggatgtcaggctttattccagcaatgtacatccgttAAGCCAGACTACTTGTTTACTAACCCTAATTCAGTGTTTTCACGTCaattattcttcttcttttttttttccccaatacataaatacaaagaaaaagtGAGACAGCTGCTGAACTGGTGAAATAGTGGAGGTGGCAGTTAAATATTGAAAAGTGAAAGATGTTTTGCACAGCAGAGCCAACCTCGCTGTCACGAAAACTGATTAAGCCTCAGCATAAATGATCCCGCCGGAGCTCATTTTCGTTTCTCCTCAGTCCAGGATGCTGAGATATTTGATGGTAGCTCGGGATGTGAAATAAATATGCTCAGCCATATTCTCCCTCCACAGCCTGtggtgttaaaaataaaaataaataaaaaaaacgcaaGAGGAAAGCCATATATAGTCAGATAATAAACGTTGGCAGGCAGCGGAGGTAGAAACAGTGCCATCGACCTAATAACGCTGTTTCCAGCAGAGCAGGCGGTGGCAGTGATTACTCAGTGGAGATTGAGGCGCCTTGGGGTGGGGGTACGGGGTTATTACCAATTATAGATGAATAATATCTCGACCTGCTACTGGgggaaacaatgtttttttcccctctgacAGACTAATAAAGGCTAAACTCATTTAGAGGAACCACGATGCCACGGTCTGGGGGAGCTTAGCTGTAACTGGATGGGGAtgaggtggtggtggaggtAGGGGGGGTTCCAGTAGAGTaacgaggaaaaaaaagagaccatTATCCCAGTTGTTCTGCTTTGTGCTGTCGACGGTCTTGGTAAGGTCAAGGAAAAGTTAACTACAAGAAAAATGCCCTCAAGATGCGAGTCTGTCTGTATTGCCCTGTTTTCGTTATTATCGCCTCTGCCACTTACGGTAGTACACAGTACATATTATTCAGCACTATAGCACTTAAATAATAGGTCTGGTgatcttttgtcattttcttgtTGTCAACAAATGTCAAGAAAAGACCCAACAATAATGAACTGATCCAACTaacatattgtgtgtgtatcccAAGCTGATTtatcttattcctctgtgccatagagctccattgttctCCAGAGACTATTAAAAACACTGGCAGACATGTTCCTTCTttaccataaacacacacactgtagtacTACTTTTTGGACTCAATCCCACATCCAACTTACCATGCACGGCAGGTGGATTCTCGCGATATCGCGACATGTCGCACCAAAACCCACCGTGTCGGGCTTTAAGCGAAACCGTTTGTGTCCGAACAGCAGCGAACCGAACCAATCGGCTTCCAGGTGGGGAGCTAATGGCAGCTACGGGCGTGGTTTAGGCGCGTGCGACGGCAGCGAGCGTTCGTTTTAAAACAACAGTGGCTGACATGATAGACCGATGGAAAGGTGATGGGCTGAGAGCCACAGAAGTAGTGTgtagggaagggaagggaagggaagggaagtcGGAAAAAATATTGAGCGAGAGACAGGTTAACGTTATTTGTTATGGCCCGTCATGGGACTTgttgttgacaaaaacaaagatatACAAAACAAACGGTATGTTTATCTATATGTGTGATTATGAACGTATGCATGCTGGCTGTACTGCAAAGTGGGGTAGACACTCGGGCTGTAATTAAAGGGCCATGGAGGGTAAGTCCATTGACTTGTTTTGACGAGGGTAACACCTGAGCTTCCTTTGTGCCATTCTCGTTGACAGActtatattctctctctctctctctctctctctctctctctctctctctctctctctctctctctctctctctctctctctctctctctgtaattaACATGCACATAGGATAGGCAGTTAGATCCACAGAGTCATCTATCAGACTACCCTATTGGAGAAGAGCAGGAAATCTCACCCCTGGGACCTATCCAGCCCGCatctatccatctctctctctcctccctcccccctctcacACCGCCCCCCACCCTTCATCTTCTATACGTTTTTCCCTCCGTCTCTCTCCTgtgtccttcctcctcctctatgTGCACCCCTCCCACTCCCCCCGATCGATTTCTGTCGCTTATTTTTCTATCTGTACCTCCCTTCCTCctgccccctcctcctcctattCATCATTTTTGAGCTGCTTTATTTCCACCCTTGTCTGCCCTTCCTCccctttccctcctcctcttctgcaTCCATCTATCTCTCTTCCGTCTACTTCTCTTCGTCTACCTTACAGATTACAGTTGCTGAACAAACATATTGCAGAGCAGACATGCTACCACATGTCCCGTCAATCTCGCCTTTTGCCCCCGTGTACCCATGTTCCACTGCTTTTTCCCATTCCAGTTTGTTTATCAGAAACACAGACCTCCCCCGTGACATCGTCACTTGGCTATCGATTCCTCCTGACTTGATCCCTGCTGACTAGGCCTGCACTTCCACCCCGACCTGTGCAGCAGCCACCATCTCTAGATCTTTCCCTTCatcccatcctcctcctcttccctttATCACTAATGGCTCATGTGTGGCTAATTaggagagatgttttttttttttgttgtagcTTCCTGGGGTGTTTTGATCATCAGGCAAAGTTTCCATTAAATGATTGTGCGTGTTTGTAATCGAACGCGTGGCgtgggttgttgttgttgttgtctcatCCATTTGAGCATTTTATTGTATGGTGGCGCGCTGCAAAGGGGAGGGGACGGCGCCAAGTCAGACTGGCCATGTGACTACCAAACAAAGGACTcgtggccacacacacacacacacacacacacacacacacacacacacacacacacacacacacacacacagagaggaattTGCCTTACTGGATTTTTAGTTGTGCCCACAGGTGTGTTGGCGCTTTGCAGAAAAAGCCGTTGCTGTAAAGGACGCACTGATCTAAAAGCGACTTTGTCATTGTCGCAGACCCAGACAATGCTCCCGAAAACCTCTTTTGCATTGGATCAATGGTGGCCACTTTTGTTCTCGCGGCATCAATAAACGCCTCAGTGTGGTGGGCGGTTCTATGCAGATTGATCTCTGAATTTTTTCATATGAATGTAGCTGCTCAGCCGTGGATGTGTCTCTATTGTTTTTGTATGCATGCGTTTAAGCTCACGCATTAGTTGTTCGTCAGCTTTGAGAtccgccgtgtgtgtgtgtgtgtgtgtgtgtgtgtgtgtgtgtgtgtgtgtgtgtgtgtgtgtgtgtgtgtgtgtgtgtgtgtgtgtgtgtgtgtgtgtgtgtgtgtgtgtgtgtgtgtgtgtgtgtgtgtgtgtgtgtgtgtgtgtgtgtgtgtgtgtgtgtgtgtgtgtgtgtgcactcagTGTTGTGTGTCAGTCGCAGCTTGAAAATGACAGCAAACAGATTGTGTGATTCATTTGCCTACAGCTCCATGACAAGAACATCAGGGACATGTCACATGTTTTTaagtgtgttttgggtgtgttTAT
This window contains:
- the bcl2l1 gene encoding bcl-2-like protein 1, with protein sequence MSQNRELVAYYINYKLSQRNYPLNHMGLIEPPNRTDGGEAGLVEEQRVATHANGTLNGTSPGTPPASPVRQQQLASTTSLDAVKEALRDSANEFELRYARAFSDLHNQLHITPATAYQSFENVMDEVFRDGVNWGRIVGLFAFGGALCVECVEKEMSPLVGRIIEWMTVYLDNHIQPWIQSQGGWERFAEIFGQDAAAESRRSQESFKKWLLAGMTLVTGVVVGSLIAQKRL